CCGTGCGGCTGAAATCGAAAATCCCGGTGAATTTTTCCTGCAGGCCGGCGTGGACATGTGGGACGGCGTCGATTTCGGCGGACCCGGTTTTATCCGCATCAACTTCGGCCTGCCGCGCTCGCGTCTGCGCGAGGGGCTGCGGCGCATCCAAACGGCAATGCAGGATCGTTCGAAATAAGGATTCGTTTCTATGTCCGAGAAAGCCTTCGTCTCCCTGGGATCCAATATCGAACCCGAAAAAAATCTACCCCTGGCCGTCGACCAACTGGCGAAGGTCGGCGAAGTCCTCGCCGTTTCCATGGTCTATCAGAATCCGTCCGTCGGTCCCACGCCGCAGCCCGATTTCCTCAACGCCGCTGCCCTGATCGCCACGGATCTCGAGCCGCTGGAAATCCGGGCGGAACTGCGGAAGATCGAAGCCGCGATGGGACGCGTGCGGAGCGATGATAAATACGCCCCGCGCCAGATCGACCTGGATTTGTGCCTGCTGGGAGATTGGGTGTTCGAGAGCCGCGAACTCACGCTGCCCGATCCCGGACTGCTCCTGCGCCCGCACCTGATCGTCCCCATCGCGGAGTTAGCGCCCGATTTCCGCCACCCGCTCACGGGCGAAAGCCTGGCACAGATCGCAGATCGGCTGAGGATGGATGCGCAGCTCACACCCCGGCCGGACGTCGCCCTGGAAGTAAACTCTCCTCGTTGACCGGGCATCAGGTAAATAAGGAACACCGACAAAACATCTGTCGGTGATACTTCCTTGCTTGAAAAGATGATTAATACTCAAACACTCACTCGCGATTGAACTCCGCCACCGCCTCGGCGATCGCCCGGCGCACGCGTTCGTCCGGGATTTGACTCACATCATGATACGTACGCTCGCCGAATACGATCTCCAGCATTCCATCGGGTGAGGTGCGGAAATCGAAATGCGTGTCGAGTAAATCCGCATGTTCGGCCAGTTTCGACTTGACCATCTCCTCGATCTGTTCGCTGCTGAACGAGGCTTCCAGATCGGCATCACCCGGTGGATCACGATCGGGTTTAATGATAAACCGTGTGCCGCTTTCGTGGAGCACGAACCGTTTTCCGTGCAGGAAATAACGCACGCCGAGCGCAATTCCAGCCGCAAGCAGGACGCCGACAACGAGTACAAGAATATCCGCTGCGTTCATACCCGTCTCCATTGAAAAACGATTCGATCTTTACACGCCGATCAATATCGCCCGTGACGGCGCGCCGTCGCTGCCGACCAGTTT
The nucleotide sequence above comes from Anaerolineales bacterium. Encoded proteins:
- the folK gene encoding 2-amino-4-hydroxy-6-hydroxymethyldihydropteridine diphosphokinase, coding for MSEKAFVSLGSNIEPEKNLPLAVDQLAKVGEVLAVSMVYQNPSVGPTPQPDFLNAAALIATDLEPLEIRAELRKIEAAMGRVRSDDKYAPRQIDLDLCLLGDWVFESRELTLPDPGLLLRPHLIVPIAELAPDFRHPLTGESLAQIADRLRMDAQLTPRPDVALEVNSPR